Proteins from a genomic interval of Onychostoma macrolepis isolate SWU-2019 chromosome 17, ASM1243209v1, whole genome shotgun sequence:
- the LOC131522831 gene encoding uncharacterized protein LOC131522831: protein MEQPGPSSGAHSSRISGPATEEWKTVENPQEAVQLFFEHLREGGKRQPTLFLSLDSRDTDEERDRSLILFYKQQREKNQWAAPFNCHIQGDAAIGIGVTRHILSTTIAKLKHGFKLNYGNAAETTLFEGEIDHLLPTASAVLVESELFVMAGRMIGHSLINQGPALLGLSLAIVHSLTGGTKDTATTNLCLEDCPDIEQRETIRLLLKDEWTEDETSQVSNLCLDFYFAVPNKRSNKMLLFQQLLTHAVLGRAGAQLKQLKKGLKDTGVWPLISCRPDVLPLLFPRESEVEITPEMILQAIQWPQTQHTEDSEDSDADDIQPENLNLVTGLLRTFVEHASPSNLRKLLKFWVGWEVVPRTLKLEVVQSSGPNQLPKAYTCQERIRLPDHYTSLSALTLMFQTCDDLAP, encoded by the exons ATGGAGCAGCCAGGGCCATCATCTGGAGCTCATTCATCTCGTATTTCAGGACCAGCAACAGAAG aatggAAAACAGTGGAAAACCCTCAGGAGGCTGTACAGCTCTTCTTTGAGCATTTGCGTGAAGGAGGTAAAAGGCAGCCAACCCTTTTTCTGTCACTGGATTCCAGGGATACTGATGAGGAACGGGACAGGTccctcattttattttacaaacaacaaCGTGAAAAGAACCAGTGGGCTGCTCCATTTAACTGTCACATTCAAG GAGATGCTGCAATTGGCATTGGAGTGACTAGACATATCCTGTCAACAACCATTGCTAAATTAAAGCATGGATTTAAACTGAACTATG GAAATGCAGCAGAGACCACTCTGTTTGAGGGGGAAATAGACCACCTTTTGCCTACTGCATCAGCTGTACTTGTTGAGAGTGAACTTTTTGTGATGGCTGGAAGAATGATTGGCCACTCATTAATCAATCAAGGTCCTGCTTTGTTAGGCCTAAGCCTGGCAATAGTACATTCTTTGACAGGGGGCACAAAGGACACAGCCACCACAAATCTCTGTTTAGAGGACTGCCCAGACATTGAACAAAGGGAGACGATTCGTCTA CTGCTGAAAGATGAATGGACTGAGGATGAGACCTCACAAGTTTCCAACCTTTGTTTGGACTTTTACTTTGCTGTACCAAACAAGAGGAGCAACAAGATGCTGCTCTTCCAACAGCTTCTCACTCATGct gTCCTTGGCCGAGCCGGTGCTcaactaaaacaattaaaaaaggGATTGAAGGACACTGGTGTCTGGCCACTAATCAGCTGTAGACCAGATGTGTTACCCCTGCTGTTCCCAAGAGAAAGTGAAGTTGAAATCACACCTGAG ATGATCCTGCAAGCCATCCAGTGGCCCCAAACACAGCATACAGAAGACAGCGAAGACAGTGATGCTGACGACATACAGCCTGAGAATCTTAATCTTGTTACAGGCCTTTTGAGAACCTTTGTTGAACAtg CATCACCCAGCAACCTGAGGAAACTTCTCAAATTCTGGGTTGGATGGGAAGTAGTGCCACGCACCCTCAAGCTGGAAGTTGTTCAGTCCAGTGGACCAAACCAATTGCCAAAGGCATACACTTGTCAAGAGCGCATTCGCCTGCCAGATCACTATACCTCCCTCTCAGctctcaccctcatgttccaaacct GCGATGACCTTGCGCCTTAA